The stretch of DNA TCCGCCGAACCCACCTATATTGCCGATGAAACCGTTCCTCGTTATCGTACCACTAGCGAGGGGGTTGCCTATTTGCGAGTTGCAGAAGGCTGTGACTATCGCTGCGCCTTTTGTATTATTCCCCACTTGCGCGGAAACCAGCGATCGCGTACTATAGAATCAATTATTACTGAAGCCCAGCAATTAGCCGATCAAGGGGTTCAGGAAATAATACTCATTTCCCAAATTACCACCAACTACGGACTCGATCTGTACGGTGAACCCAAACTGGCAGAATTATTAAGGGCATTAGGAAAAGTTGATATTCCCTGGATACGGATGCACTATGCCTATCCAACGGGGTTAACCCCAAAAGTAATTGCAGCAATTCAAGACACCCCTAACGTTTTACCTTATTTAGATTTACCGCTACAACATTCCCATCCCGATGTGTTACGGGCGATGAACCGTCCTTGGCAAGGACGAGTCAACGATCAGATTATTGAAAAACTGAAAACCGCCATCCCGGATGCGGTACTTCGTACCACTTTTATAGTCGGTTTTCCTGGGGAAACTGAGGAACACTTTGAACACCTGCGCGAATTTGTGCAATGTCACCAATTCGATCATGTGGGCGTGTTTACTTTCTCTCCCGAAGCAGGAACTCCCGCTTATGAATTACCAAATCAACTCCCGCAAGCGGTCATGGATGCCCGTCGGGATGCCTTGATGCAGGTACAACAACCCATTTCCCTGAAACAAAATCAAAAGTCGATCGGAAACGTTGTAGACGTTCTAATTGAACAACAAAACCCCCAAACGGGAGAACTGATCGGTCGTTCTTCCCGTTTCGCCCCCGAAGTAGACGGCTTAGTTTATATTGAAGGCGATGCCCGTTTGGGTTCACTGATCAAAGTCCAAATCACCGACGCTGATATTTATGATCTCTATGGGTACGTCTTAGAGTAGGTTTTGGGTTGATCGTTAGCCGTCAGCAGTTAGCCGTCAACAGCCAACCATCAACCCATTTAAGGAAATCGCGGCAAATTTTAAGAAATTTGTTGTTATGTTTCTGAATATTAAGCGTTATCCTAGAGAGAGATGGTCTATTAAAGGGTCTGATTGACTAAGCAACCTTAAAAGGTTGTGACTAAGAGTGACTTCAGGAACTTTGAAGACCTTGGAAGATAATTAGGTTCCAAGATGCCCCTGAGACAGCGTAACTCAACTTTTGTAGAGAGCTACGTCAAGCGTTATAGCAAAACCAATAAACCTCTGCATCGTAGTAAAATTGTCTCGACTGAATAGGGTAGTGGAAGGAACCGGGCTAAAACACATAGACAGGAGAATTAATGAGTCCATCTTTTGCAAGCTTAGGAATTTCCGAAGAACGAGCGAGTTATCTGGAAACAATAGGCTTTTCTGAACCTACCGCCATTCAGGTCGAAGCAATTCCCCATATATTGGCTGGACGTGACGTGGTGGGACTGGCTCAAACCGGGACGGGCAAAACAGCCGCCTTCTCATTGCCCATTCTGGAGCAATTAGACACCAGTGCCAAAGGCGTACAAGCGTTAATCCTGACCCCAACTCGTGAGTTGGCCATGCAAGTTAAAGAAGCGATTCGGAAAATGACCGATGATCGCAGCTTGTATGTGTTAACCGTTTATGGCGGTCAGTCGATTGATCGACAAATTCAACGGTTACAACAGGGCGTTCAGATTGTCGTTGGCACACCTGGACGGATTTTAGATTTACTCAACCGGGGTAATCTAAAATTTGATCGGATTAAGTGGTTAGTATTGGATGAAGCCGATGAAATGTTAAGCATGGGCTTTATTCAAGATGTAGAGAAAATTCTGGAATCCGTTGCTGAAGATCGGCAAACGGCATTTTTCTCCGCCACAATGGAGCCTTCGATTTGGAAACTGGTGAAGAAATTCCTCAAAAATCCAGTCACCATTAAAGCCGAAAACCCCAAAGCTACCCCCAAACGGATTGAACAACGTGCTTATATGGCTCCCCGGGGCTGGACAAAAGCACGGGCGTTGCAACCGATTTTAGAATTAGAAGATCCAGAATCGGCGATTATTTTTGTTCGCACCAAACAAGCGGCTGCGGAGTTAACCACTTTCCTGCAAGGGGCGGGTCATAGTGTCGATGAATATCATGGCAACTTGAACCAAACCCAACGGGAACGACTGCTGCAACGCTTCCGCCGTCGTCAAGTCCGGTGGATCGTAGCGACCGATATTGCGGCACGGGGATTAGATGTAGATCATCTCACCCACGTGATTAACTACGATTTACCCGATAACGCGGAAAGTTATGTTCACCGTATTGGTCGCACAGGTCGCGCCGGACGGGACGGAATCGCCATTACGCTGATTCAACCGATTGATCGCCGGAAACTGCGGATCATCGAGCGTCATTTGCGCCATAACTTCACGGTGTTGTCCATTCCTAAGCGATCGCAAATTGAAGCCCGTTATATTGACCGTCTGCAAGGACGGGTGCGGGAAGCTTTAGCTGGCGAACGGGTAGCCTCCTTTTTGCCGATTGTGGCACAATTGGGAGAGGAATATGATCCCCATGCGATCGCGGCAGCCGCCTTACAACTGGCCTACGATCAAACTCGTCCGAGTTGGTTAGATTCTGACTTTGATGACCAGGAGGAAGAAACACAAATGTCTTCTTCTTCTTCTTCTTCTCCTAAACCCAAATTAAACCGTCGGATTTCTCGTCCTTCGGTTACTCAAGGCGTTGAATAGAATTCATCGTTGAGGAGGCTCAAAGTCGATTAAAGTATAGCAACCGCCAAGGCAGTTAGGACAGAGACGGATGCTGGAACCAAGGGCGGTGAAGTATGCACCTCCGGTGTTCCCTGTTCCCTGTTCCCTGTTCCCTGTTCCCTGCTATAGAAACAGAGACGCGATTTATCGTGTCTCTCAATTTTTTTGTTGTTATTTTCCAAG from Planktothrix serta PCC 8927 encodes:
- the rimO gene encoding 30S ribosomal protein S12 methylthiotransferase RimO: MATQPTIAISHLGCEKNRIDTEHILGLLVQAGYQVDSNEELADYVIVNTCSFIEAAREESVRTLVELADAKKKIVITGCMAQHFQEQLLDELPEAVAVVGTGDYHKIVDVIKRVEQGERVKEISAEPTYIADETVPRYRTTSEGVAYLRVAEGCDYRCAFCIIPHLRGNQRSRTIESIITEAQQLADQGVQEIILISQITTNYGLDLYGEPKLAELLRALGKVDIPWIRMHYAYPTGLTPKVIAAIQDTPNVLPYLDLPLQHSHPDVLRAMNRPWQGRVNDQIIEKLKTAIPDAVLRTTFIVGFPGETEEHFEHLREFVQCHQFDHVGVFTFSPEAGTPAYELPNQLPQAVMDARRDALMQVQQPISLKQNQKSIGNVVDVLIEQQNPQTGELIGRSSRFAPEVDGLVYIEGDARLGSLIKVQITDADIYDLYGYVLE
- a CDS encoding DEAD/DEAH box helicase, encoding MSPSFASLGISEERASYLETIGFSEPTAIQVEAIPHILAGRDVVGLAQTGTGKTAAFSLPILEQLDTSAKGVQALILTPTRELAMQVKEAIRKMTDDRSLYVLTVYGGQSIDRQIQRLQQGVQIVVGTPGRILDLLNRGNLKFDRIKWLVLDEADEMLSMGFIQDVEKILESVAEDRQTAFFSATMEPSIWKLVKKFLKNPVTIKAENPKATPKRIEQRAYMAPRGWTKARALQPILELEDPESAIIFVRTKQAAAELTTFLQGAGHSVDEYHGNLNQTQRERLLQRFRRRQVRWIVATDIAARGLDVDHLTHVINYDLPDNAESYVHRIGRTGRAGRDGIAITLIQPIDRRKLRIIERHLRHNFTVLSIPKRSQIEARYIDRLQGRVREALAGERVASFLPIVAQLGEEYDPHAIAAAALQLAYDQTRPSWLDSDFDDQEEETQMSSSSSSSPKPKLNRRISRPSVTQGVE